Proteins encoded by one window of bacterium:
- a CDS encoding GNAT family N-acetyltransferase produces MGVIPLISGCVPPTQVMASGELIRMAGEADIHRFVGHISELFQSLSGVDRISFAPSGKIDEASLHKASLERWTRGLNEPQWGRAFLLMDGSDQFVLGHLELRGGRTLAELHRASISMGVLGAMRGRGFGTALLNNAIDWTKSNRLSWLDLLVLSSNQAAIKLYEKAGFEKIGYRPDAFRTSDSTFDEILMSLKCPILDIG; encoded by the coding sequence ATGGGCGTTATTCCGCTTATTTCAGGATGTGTCCCCCCGACACAGGTTATGGCATCTGGCGAACTCATTCGTATGGCCGGAGAAGCGGATATTCATCGTTTTGTCGGACATATTTCGGAATTGTTCCAATCATTGAGTGGAGTGGATCGCATTTCTTTTGCCCCATCAGGAAAGATCGATGAAGCTTCTCTTCATAAAGCGAGTTTGGAGCGTTGGACGCGAGGTCTCAATGAACCCCAATGGGGACGGGCCTTCTTACTTATGGATGGCTCCGATCAGTTCGTCTTGGGGCACTTGGAATTGAGGGGCGGAAGGACCTTGGCTGAACTCCATCGCGCCAGTATTTCTATGGGTGTCCTTGGTGCAATGAGAGGACGAGGATTCGGCACTGCGTTGTTGAATAATGCCATTGATTGGACGAAGTCGAACCGTCTTTCATGGCTTGATCTCTTGGTTCTGTCCTCCAATCAAGCAGCCATCAAACTTTATGAAAAAGCAGGTTTCGAAAAAATAGGATATCGACCCGACGCCTTTCGGACGTCTGATTCCACGTTCGATGAGATTCTCATGTCTCTTAAGTGTCCTAT